The Candidatus Nanopelagicales bacterium genomic sequence CATCAGAAGCAAGGAACAGCACCACGTTGCTGATATCGATTGGCTCGATATATGGAATTGGCATGCGCTGGAGTGCGTAGAAAGCCTTCGTTGCCTGCTCGCGAGTTGGGTTCTCAAGATCTGGGCGGAAGGTCTTGTACATCGCTGGGCTGTGCAGCATGTCGGTATTGCAGTTTGTTGGGTGAATCGCATTTACGCGAATCATGAGAGGCGCCATATGCATGGCAAGGTCATGAACCATACGAGCAACGCCGCGCTTTGCATGTGAGTAACCGCCACCACCAGGTCCACTTGATGGAGTATCGGTGCCGCCTGGCATCAAACCGGCAACCGAACCAATGCCGATCATTGATGCACCTTCATGCATGTGCTGGAAGGCAGCCTCGAACACGTTTGTTACGCCAGACAGCATGACCTGAACGGAGTCAAACCAGGCTGTTGGTGCGATGTCGCGACCAAGGGGAGCAATACCAGCGTTACCCACAACAACTTCCAAGTGACCAAGTTCGCTGACGCCTGCATTAACTGCATCCATCACAGCATTGCGATCGCGCACGTCGGTCTGAAAGGTCACGATGCGACGGCCAAGGGCTTCAACGATGCGCTTGGTTTCTGCAAGATCTTCTACGCCAGCCTGTGGGTAGTTCACGGTTGCGAGGTCTTGGCACCAGTCCAGGGCAATGATGTCGGCGCCTTCTTCGGCCAACTTCACCGCGTGACTACGACCTTGTCCACGAGCAGCGCCCGTGACTACTGCAACCTTGCCTTCGACCCGACCGGCCATGTGTAACTCCTTAGAGACTGAAAAGAAGCGGACAGAATGAGGTTCTGTCTCGCGAGTGAGACGACGCTAGCAATGAATGCGACGGGCCACAACAGTTTTTGCGAACCAGTTTCACCCGAATTAGGCAGACAGCAAGGTCGCCTTAGCTTCGTCAATTGAGGTGCTGGTTTGGAGTAAGGCTCGGGTGGACATCACGATGCGCGGCGCACTGATTCCGACAGCGCCAATGAAACGATCATCATCGCTATAGAGCACCACAAGCTTGTCTTTATTGGGCCCAAGATGCATCACATGGGTTTCATATGAACCACCCGGCCAACCCAAGGCTTGAAGTTTGAGTCCGTACATGTCGCTCCAGAAGTACGGCAGATCGTGGAGTTGCTCAAGGGGGTCA encodes the following:
- a CDS encoding mycofactocin-coupled SDR family oxidoreductase — encoded protein: MAGRVEGKVAVVTGAARGQGRSHAVKLAEEGADIIALDWCQDLATVNYPQAGVEDLAETKRIVEALGRRIVTFQTDVRDRNAVMDAVNAGVSELGHLEVVVGNAGIAPLGRDIAPTAWFDSVQVMLSGVTNVFEAAFQHMHEGASMIGIGSVAGLMPGGTDTPSSGPGGGGYSHAKRGVARMVHDLAMHMAPLMIRVNAIHPTNCNTDMLHSPAMYKTFRPDLENPTREQATKAFYALQRMPIPYIEPIDISNVVLFLASDESRYVTGQQIKVDGGGLLAASNSGAPQ